The following are from one region of the Paraglaciecola sp. L1A13 genome:
- a CDS encoding heavy metal translocating P-type ATPase — translation MKDSSPCYHCGLPAVDGNTYHALVLGEQRIMCCPGCQAVAEAIVDNGLDDYYRFRTEPSVKADDNLQDTLAQLSIFDEQSIQQDFVIHQGDISEIQLSLSGISCAACGWLIEKQLSKLAGIKQVSVNVTANRALITWYTSALSLSQIMASIERIGYNASPFQQEQHEALFQKDHKTQLKRIGLAGLMTMQVMMLAIGVYFDLFGDLEPQTSSFFNWVSLVLSTPVVFYSGAGFYQSAYKALKSRTVNMDVPVSIALLATYFSGVWATVFEQGQVYFESVCMFIFLLLVSRFIEHQARHKAAQISANMLQYIPLTANLLVNDELQPTLARTLKIDDIILVKAGETIPIDGMVLRGSAQIDESLLTGEFYPIDKGVDDLVYGGTINKSGTLTIKVTSQFKYALVNQIARLQEQAMANKPKIATMADQFAQYFVLAVLVFSLGSFVFWWWQGNPDAFWIAISVLIATCPCALGLATPSALSFAMANLNKQGVLLKRSDVLEQLTQVDHIVLDKTGTLTEGKISISAIHNISDYGDETLLRYAHSVEQFSEHPIARAFNDSPVFPNVTEFCFTLGEGVSATVNKKHVALFATHRVTADNAIPNTLNNCSIVMQIDKQFVCGFELSDTLRPDVSDMLRRLSRKDITLLSGDNEKNVQQVANNLGISKWLAQQSPQQKLLFVQTLQKQYHKVLMIGDGINDAPVLAQADVAVTLGAGADLAKSSADIILLKNALGKLPNLFSVAHRCKQKIRQNMAWALGYNILVLPLAVSGILTPWMAVIGMSFSSLIVVVNSVRLLK, via the coding sequence ATGAAAGATTCCTCTCCTTGCTACCACTGCGGTTTACCCGCAGTTGATGGTAATACTTATCACGCATTGGTATTAGGCGAACAACGTATTATGTGTTGCCCTGGCTGCCAAGCTGTTGCTGAAGCAATTGTTGACAATGGGTTAGATGATTACTATCGCTTTCGAACTGAACCTAGTGTTAAAGCGGACGATAATCTGCAAGATACCCTTGCGCAGTTATCTATTTTCGACGAGCAAAGTATTCAACAAGACTTTGTTATTCATCAAGGCGACATCAGCGAAATCCAACTGAGTTTAAGTGGTATCAGCTGCGCTGCTTGTGGCTGGCTGATTGAAAAACAGTTAAGTAAATTAGCTGGTATCAAACAAGTATCAGTCAATGTTACTGCCAACCGGGCGTTGATCACTTGGTATACCAGTGCGCTGAGTTTAAGCCAGATTATGGCGTCGATAGAGCGCATTGGCTATAATGCAAGTCCTTTTCAACAAGAACAACACGAAGCATTATTTCAAAAAGATCACAAAACTCAACTCAAGCGTATCGGTCTCGCTGGGTTAATGACCATGCAAGTTATGATGCTTGCCATAGGCGTGTATTTCGATTTATTCGGTGATTTAGAGCCACAAACAAGCTCATTTTTTAACTGGGTCAGCTTAGTTTTGAGTACACCTGTGGTGTTTTACTCTGGCGCAGGGTTTTACCAAAGTGCTTATAAAGCCTTAAAGAGCCGCACTGTGAATATGGATGTTCCCGTATCTATTGCCTTGTTAGCCACCTATTTTTCTGGAGTTTGGGCAACCGTATTCGAACAAGGTCAGGTGTACTTTGAATCTGTTTGTATGTTTATATTTTTACTGTTGGTTAGTCGTTTCATTGAACATCAGGCTCGGCATAAGGCTGCGCAAATATCTGCTAATATGCTGCAGTATATACCGTTAACAGCAAACCTATTGGTTAACGATGAACTACAACCTACCTTGGCTAGAACCCTAAAAATCGACGATATTATCTTGGTTAAAGCGGGTGAAACGATCCCAATCGATGGCATGGTGTTGCGCGGCAGTGCCCAAATTGATGAGTCTTTACTGACTGGGGAATTCTACCCAATAGACAAAGGCGTAGATGACTTAGTATACGGCGGAACAATTAATAAAAGTGGTACCTTGACCATCAAAGTCACCTCGCAATTTAAATACGCATTAGTCAATCAGATTGCACGCTTGCAAGAACAAGCGATGGCCAATAAGCCGAAAATTGCGACCATGGCCGATCAGTTTGCCCAGTACTTCGTGTTGGCAGTATTGGTCTTTTCACTTGGTAGTTTTGTATTTTGGTGGTGGCAAGGGAATCCAGATGCGTTTTGGATTGCTATTTCAGTGCTTATCGCAACCTGCCCGTGTGCTCTTGGTTTAGCGACACCATCTGCCCTATCCTTTGCCATGGCAAATCTAAACAAGCAAGGTGTGCTGCTCAAACGTTCAGACGTATTGGAACAACTAACTCAAGTCGATCATATCGTACTTGATAAAACAGGTACGCTGACCGAAGGTAAAATATCTATCTCGGCTATCCATAATATCTCAGATTACGGCGATGAAACATTGTTGCGCTATGCGCACAGTGTAGAGCAATTCTCAGAGCATCCTATTGCGCGAGCATTTAACGATAGTCCAGTATTCCCTAATGTCACTGAATTTTGCTTTACCTTAGGTGAAGGTGTAAGTGCCACAGTAAACAAAAAACATGTAGCATTATTTGCAACTCATCGTGTTACAGCAGATAACGCAATACCGAATACCCTGAACAATTGCAGCATTGTTATGCAAATTGATAAACAGTTCGTATGCGGATTTGAATTAAGTGACACCCTTCGCCCCGACGTGAGCGACATGCTGCGACGTTTAAGCCGCAAAGACATCACTTTGCTTAGTGGCGATAACGAGAAAAACGTACAGCAAGTCGCAAATAACCTTGGCATTTCTAAATGGTTAGCTCAGCAGTCGCCGCAACAAAAATTGCTTTTCGTGCAAACATTGCAAAAACAATATCATAAGGTGTTGATGATTGGTGACGGTATCAATGATGCGCCAGTTTTAGCCCAAGCTGACGTTGCGGTAACCTTAGGAGCGGGGGCTGACTTGGCCAAGTCCTCAGCTGATATCATTTTACTTAAAAATGCCTTGGGTAAGTTACCAAACTTATTTTCTGTCGCTCATCGATGTAAACAGAAAATCAGGCAAAATATGGCTTGGGCCTTAGGATACAATATTTTAGTGTTACCCTTAGCTGTCAGCGGTATATTGACTCCTTGGATGGCAGTTATCGGCATGTCGTTTAGTTCTCTCATAGTGGTCGTCAATTCAGTACGACTGCTTAAGTAA
- the ccoS gene encoding cbb3-type cytochrome oxidase assembly protein CcoS, giving the protein MSIIYILIPLAIIIVSLAIGIFFWAVKSNQFDDLERHGYSILFDDDIKPNEKKSAPDAPKVNVLKDDEQP; this is encoded by the coding sequence ATGAGCATTATTTATATATTGATCCCATTGGCCATTATTATTGTTTCGCTCGCTATTGGGATCTTCTTTTGGGCCGTAAAGAGTAATCAGTTTGACGATTTAGAGCGTCATGGTTATAGCATACTGTTTGATGACGATATAAAACCCAATGAAAAAAAATCAGCGCCAGACGCCCCAAAAGTAAACGTTCTAAAAGACGATGAACAGCCTTAG
- a CDS encoding sulfite exporter TauE/SafE family protein, translating to MNSLSILSAFLIGLAGSVHCFGMCGGVVSAFSFAVPKGGKQWPYVLTYNIGRIASYALLGAVTGYFGSMLERSDTLGGIPVLQTISALFLVAMACYVGNWWRGLHYLERAGSKLWRHLRPLSKSLLPFKNPLYALPYGVIWGWLPCGLVYSTLTWSLASGSASNGALIMLFFGLGTLPALVVMAAGVESLKKLLANAKTRQIVALCLLAFAVQMLWRAYA from the coding sequence ATGAACAGCCTTAGTATTTTATCGGCCTTTTTGATTGGTTTAGCTGGCAGCGTGCATTGCTTTGGCATGTGTGGTGGCGTGGTAAGCGCATTCAGTTTTGCTGTGCCTAAAGGCGGTAAGCAGTGGCCCTACGTACTCACTTATAATATAGGACGCATTGCCAGTTATGCCCTACTCGGCGCTGTTACCGGTTATTTTGGCAGTATGCTCGAGCGAAGTGATACGCTGGGGGGAATTCCTGTGTTACAAACTATCAGCGCATTATTTCTTGTCGCCATGGCTTGTTATGTGGGTAATTGGTGGCGCGGATTACACTACTTAGAGCGAGCAGGTAGCAAATTATGGCGTCATCTGCGACCCTTATCTAAATCATTATTACCGTTCAAAAACCCTCTATACGCGCTGCCTTATGGAGTAATATGGGGTTGGTTACCCTGTGGCCTAGTCTATTCTACGTTGACTTGGAGTCTCGCCAGTGGAAGTGCGTCGAATGGCGCATTGATCATGTTGTTTTTTGGCTTGGGGACCCTGCCAGCTTTAGTCGTTATGGCTGCGGGAGTCGAATCCCTTAAAAAGCTACTCGCCAATGCGAAAACACGTCAAATAGTTGCTTTATGCTTACTCGCCTTTGCTGTTCAGATGCTCTGGCGTGCTTACGCTTAA
- the uspE gene encoding universal stress protein UspE, with translation MKYQKILAVIDPEDDQQKSLLRAIEIAQITQGKITAFLPIYDLSYEMTTMLSTDERENMRFAVIEDRTAWLADLVAPIEKESGLKIDLNVEWHNRAWESVICRVIKHGYDLIVKGTQLNDTLKAVIFTPTDWHIMRKSPVPVLLVKDHDWPVAGKVLAAVSLGVEDDEHTALNDCVTRTAKAFAELLSSEVHLVNAYPGTPINIAIEIPEFDPQIYSDSVKEHHQSAMLRHAQKHNIPAGSSHIEEGLPEDVIPALAEKIDAELVVLGTVGRQGISGVLIGNTAEHVIDKLNCDVLAIKPDGYESPVDCA, from the coding sequence ATGAAATATCAAAAAATACTCGCAGTTATCGACCCTGAAGATGACCAGCAAAAATCACTGTTGCGCGCCATTGAAATCGCGCAAATAACGCAAGGCAAGATCACGGCATTTTTACCAATTTATGACCTGTCTTATGAAATGACCACGATGTTGTCTACTGACGAGCGTGAGAATATGCGCTTTGCAGTAATTGAAGACAGAACCGCTTGGTTAGCAGACCTAGTTGCCCCTATAGAGAAAGAAAGCGGCCTTAAAATTGATTTAAACGTCGAATGGCATAATCGCGCTTGGGAGAGCGTTATTTGCCGAGTCATAAAGCATGGTTACGATCTAATAGTCAAAGGCACGCAACTAAACGATACCTTAAAAGCCGTCATTTTTACGCCAACTGATTGGCATATTATGCGTAAAAGTCCTGTACCTGTACTATTAGTTAAGGATCACGATTGGCCGGTAGCAGGTAAAGTGCTTGCAGCCGTTAGTCTTGGGGTTGAAGATGATGAGCATACAGCCTTAAACGATTGTGTGACGCGCACTGCGAAAGCATTTGCAGAGTTATTGTCCTCAGAAGTGCATTTAGTCAATGCCTACCCTGGAACACCAATTAATATAGCGATTGAAATACCTGAATTTGACCCACAGATTTACAGTGATTCAGTTAAAGAGCATCACCAAAGTGCAATGTTACGTCACGCCCAAAAACACAATATTCCTGCCGGTAGTAGTCACATAGAAGAAGGCCTACCAGAAGACGTGATCCCCGCTTTAGCGGAGAAAATAGATGCAGAACTAGTTGTTCTTGGTACCGTGGGACGACAGGGAATTTCAGGAGTGTTAATTGGTAACACTGCTGAACATGTCATAGATAAATTAAACTGTGATGTGTTAGCGATTAAACCTGATGGCTACGAATCCCCGGTGGATTGTGCATAA
- a CDS encoding FtsX-like permease family protein: protein MLVRLTLASVKARKLMAGLTVFSIAVSMFVLFSVEHLRGEVRQNFERAVSGVDLIVGARTSQLNLLLFSVFHVGSPSSNISWNEYLTLADAKSVKWAIPISLGDSHQGFPVVGTTDQYFTHFRYGNKNAVDFALGHAFTQPRDMVLGATVAQKLGYQLGQEIVLAHGTGKVSFTHHNQFPFIAVGVLEATGTPIDQSVFVPIESIDAMHSISGTRTISRHSSEPINSDIHEDDHAQHSVIDSNLQLSAVYLGLTNKISTLQVQRVINTDQQAPMSAILPGVALAELWNLMKGVETSLSLVSSLILFAAMLGMLTMLLASIHERQREIAVLRALGANAFLIVLMIECEAIFLALSGCIIGYLMTNICIWLSADYVQTQYGLLLSPLGYSDAVLQYVLLGLGLAMILALVPAVSAYRRALSNGLSAK from the coding sequence ATGTTAGTTAGATTAACCTTAGCCAGCGTAAAGGCGCGTAAATTAATGGCGGGATTAACCGTTTTTTCCATCGCGGTGAGTATGTTTGTGCTATTCAGTGTTGAACATTTGCGTGGCGAAGTACGGCAAAATTTTGAACGCGCCGTTTCTGGAGTCGATCTTATCGTAGGTGCCAGAACAAGCCAACTGAACCTATTGTTGTTTTCTGTATTTCATGTGGGTAGCCCAAGCAGCAATATTAGTTGGAATGAGTATTTGACATTAGCTGATGCTAAAAGTGTTAAGTGGGCAATACCCATCTCATTGGGTGATTCCCATCAGGGATTTCCTGTTGTTGGAACCACAGATCAGTATTTTACGCACTTTCGATATGGAAATAAAAATGCCGTGGACTTTGCGCTTGGACATGCTTTCACTCAGCCCAGAGATATGGTCTTAGGCGCGACTGTAGCTCAAAAATTAGGATATCAACTCGGCCAAGAAATCGTCTTAGCACATGGTACCGGCAAAGTAAGTTTTACCCATCATAATCAATTTCCGTTTATCGCAGTCGGTGTGTTAGAAGCCACTGGAACACCGATCGATCAAAGTGTGTTTGTGCCAATTGAATCAATCGATGCGATGCACAGCATTTCGGGAACACGCACCATCAGTAGGCATTCGAGTGAGCCTATAAATAGCGATATTCACGAAGACGACCATGCACAACACAGTGTTATCGATAGCAACCTTCAACTCAGCGCGGTTTATTTAGGGTTAACCAACAAAATTTCGACTTTACAGGTGCAGCGCGTAATAAATACTGATCAACAAGCGCCTATGTCAGCCATATTGCCGGGTGTGGCACTGGCTGAGTTGTGGAACCTAATGAAGGGTGTTGAGACAAGTTTGAGTTTGGTTTCAAGTTTAATTTTATTTGCTGCAATGCTTGGCATGCTCACCATGTTGTTAGCCTCTATTCATGAAAGGCAGCGTGAAATAGCGGTATTACGAGCATTAGGTGCAAACGCTTTTTTGATTGTGCTGATGATTGAATGTGAAGCGATATTTCTTGCGTTGTCAGGATGTATCATCGGTTACCTGATGACAAATATATGCATATGGTTATCAGCAGATTATGTGCAGACCCAATACGGTTTATTGCTCAGTCCGTTGGGCTATTCTGACGCGGTGTTACAATATGTATTATTAGGTCTTGGTTTAGCTATGATATTGGCATTAGTACCAGCAGTAAGCGCTTATAGAAGGGCGCTAAGCAATGGATTAAGCGCAAAATGA
- a CDS encoding ABC transporter ATP-binding protein encodes MSLAIDIENLIFTWPKQDKPTLSIPHWQVKKGEHVFLHGQSGSGKSTLLNLLCGVLVSQTGRLCVLNSELNQLSGRKRDNFRAREMGVIFQQFNLLPYLSAKENIYLGQWFTRRANGGHQSSNVDKDFGDLTASLGLNKNVLEKQAGALSVGQQQRVAVARALLSKPALIIADEPTSALDSEHRDKFIELLLTQSRAYHATVIFVSHDRSLASAFTSEVNMHTLNSPLYTHYAHYAHGEADVS; translated from the coding sequence ATGTCGTTAGCCATTGACATTGAAAATCTCATTTTTACTTGGCCTAAGCAAGACAAACCGACGTTAAGCATCCCTCATTGGCAAGTAAAAAAAGGCGAACATGTGTTTCTGCACGGTCAATCGGGCAGTGGGAAATCTACGTTATTAAATTTGCTATGTGGGGTATTGGTATCGCAAACTGGTCGTTTATGTGTGCTCAATAGCGAGCTAAACCAACTGTCTGGTCGAAAACGCGATAACTTTCGAGCACGTGAAATGGGCGTTATATTTCAACAATTTAATTTATTACCCTATTTAAGTGCTAAGGAAAATATATATTTGGGCCAATGGTTTACGCGTCGTGCAAATGGCGGCCACCAATCATCTAATGTTGATAAAGATTTTGGGGATTTAACCGCTTCGTTAGGATTAAATAAGAATGTGCTTGAAAAGCAAGCCGGTGCACTGAGTGTTGGGCAACAGCAACGAGTAGCCGTTGCCAGAGCGTTGTTATCTAAACCCGCTCTTATCATTGCTGATGAGCCCACGTCAGCCCTTGATAGTGAGCATAGAGACAAGTTCATCGAATTATTGCTTACGCAAAGTCGGGCCTACCACGCCACTGTAATATTTGTCAGCCATGACCGATCATTGGCGTCAGCGTTTACCTCTGAAGTAAATATGCATACGTTAAATTCGCCGCTCTATACACACTACGCACACTATGCGCATGGAGAGGCTGATGTTAGTTAG
- the ttcA gene encoding tRNA 2-thiocytidine(32) synthetase TtcA: MNHAVNNKSNATHNTASSTALNFKKLTTKLRRKTGQAIADFNMIEEGDKVMVCLSGGKDSYTMLDILLHMQKSAPISFSIIAVNLDQKQPGFPEHILPNYLDDLAVDYAIIEEDTYSIVVDKVPEGKTTCSLCSRLRRGILYTNAVRLGVTKIALGHHRDDMLETLFLNMFHNGRLKSMPPKLTSDDGRNVVIRPLAYCSEQDIADYAFHKGFPIIPCNLCGSQENLQRKQVKAMLAQWNTQFPGRIETMFKALQNVVPSHLADPTAFNFTDLSQHQLGNDEGDLAFDPVDLKPVQNYDTQAVSIVRID; this comes from the coding sequence ATGAATCATGCTGTTAATAATAAATCTAATGCCACACATAATACTGCGTCGTCGACCGCGTTGAATTTCAAAAAACTCACCACTAAACTACGTCGCAAGACTGGCCAAGCGATAGCCGATTTCAACATGATTGAAGAAGGCGATAAGGTAATGGTGTGTTTATCTGGCGGTAAAGACAGTTATACCATGCTGGATATTTTGCTACATATGCAAAAGTCTGCCCCTATTAGTTTTTCGATTATAGCGGTCAATTTAGATCAAAAACAGCCCGGATTCCCTGAGCATATACTACCAAACTATCTTGATGATTTAGCTGTCGATTACGCCATTATTGAAGAAGATACCTACTCTATCGTTGTAGATAAGGTGCCTGAAGGCAAAACAACGTGTTCATTATGTTCCCGTCTTCGTCGCGGTATTCTGTATACCAACGCGGTCAGGCTTGGCGTCACAAAGATTGCACTTGGCCATCATAGAGACGATATGCTCGAGACTCTGTTTTTAAATATGTTTCATAACGGTCGCTTAAAATCGATGCCACCGAAGTTAACCAGCGACGATGGGCGTAATGTAGTCATACGCCCCCTTGCTTACTGCAGTGAACAAGATATTGCGGATTATGCTTTTCACAAAGGGTTTCCAATTATTCCGTGCAACCTATGTGGTTCACAGGAAAACCTACAACGTAAGCAAGTTAAAGCAATGTTAGCGCAATGGAATACTCAGTTTCCTGGCCGAATCGAAACTATGTTTAAAGCGTTGCAAAATGTAGTACCGTCGCACCTAGCAGATCCGACAGCGTTTAATTTTACCGACTTGAGTCAACACCAGCTTGGTAACGATGAAGGTGATTTGGCGTTTGATCCCGTTGATTTAAAACCAGTACAAAACTATGACACCCAAGCAGTGTCTATTGTACGCATAGATTAG
- a CDS encoding patatin-like phospholipase family protein: protein MKIGIALGSGAARGWAHIGVLQALEELGIKIDVVAGCSIGAYVGAAYSSNKLEPLEEWVRSLTEWQVFALMGVGLYRGGLVSGLKVFKALQDNFSEETFEELCKPFACVATDLYSGREINFLTGSVVDAVRASCAIPGLFPPTTFNDRWLVDGGVVNPVPVNLCRHLGADIVFAVNLSADFRPQTMDNNEKERERNQQKITDMFTKSQNHLSKWFKSDRKDKDSDPDKADDQDDVELNSEIAKPRAAKNHPPSMIGVMAGSLDILQARVTRSRLAGNPPDILIEPQLRDFGMMEFYRAGELIEEGRNSVKRIADQIRYQLRLD, encoded by the coding sequence GTGAAGATAGGAATTGCCCTCGGTAGCGGCGCAGCTCGCGGATGGGCGCATATCGGCGTCTTACAAGCCCTAGAAGAATTAGGGATTAAAATTGATGTTGTCGCTGGGTGTTCTATCGGTGCATATGTCGGCGCCGCCTATTCGTCTAACAAACTTGAACCACTTGAGGAATGGGTGCGCAGTTTAACCGAATGGCAAGTCTTTGCATTAATGGGCGTAGGTTTGTATCGGGGCGGATTAGTCAGCGGTTTAAAGGTGTTTAAAGCGTTACAGGATAACTTTAGCGAAGAAACCTTCGAAGAACTATGCAAACCCTTTGCTTGTGTGGCGACTGATCTTTATAGCGGCCGAGAAATTAACTTTCTAACTGGCTCTGTGGTTGATGCTGTTCGCGCCTCCTGCGCCATCCCTGGGTTATTTCCACCTACAACCTTTAATGACCGCTGGTTAGTCGATGGTGGCGTGGTTAATCCTGTTCCCGTTAATTTGTGTCGTCATCTAGGGGCCGACATTGTCTTTGCCGTTAACCTAAGTGCTGATTTTCGTCCGCAAACAATGGACAACAACGAAAAAGAACGAGAACGTAATCAACAAAAAATCACTGACATGTTCACTAAAAGTCAAAACCACTTATCTAAATGGTTTAAAAGCGATCGTAAAGACAAAGACAGCGACCCTGATAAAGCCGACGATCAGGATGACGTCGAATTAAATAGTGAAATTGCTAAACCTCGCGCGGCCAAAAACCACCCTCCCAGTATGATTGGTGTTATGGCAGGCTCATTGGATATTCTGCAGGCTCGTGTCACCCGCTCTCGATTAGCAGGAAACCCACCGGATATATTGATAGAGCCTCAATTGCGTGATTTCGGTATGATGGAATTTTATCGTGCGGGTGAGTTGATTGAAGAAGGCCGCAATAGCGTAAAACGTATAGCAGACCAAATTCGTTATCAACTGCGCTTAGACTAA
- a CDS encoding DUF2987 domain-containing protein, with protein MKKWLLAACIIPSCFAVAQEEQEALSTFPQASLNVDYSSFYSHVRKLQDEDNSALQFAFGFKHVTTGDLCHISSAYIHTQKLDIPLTVSSEQRFTVPSEKALKMANATVALVIEEPVNQCDMSVQLETTPQWLKMQYSVEDIEILYQQYQTFFDDMGSFLSFLMPSVDGMIVHFADTHLNQSLDSGLNINDGRLVLEKSWLDEKKSLSLPAIPLRITARTAK; from the coding sequence ATGAAAAAATGGTTACTTGCAGCTTGTATTATTCCAAGCTGCTTTGCAGTTGCGCAAGAAGAACAGGAGGCACTATCTACATTTCCTCAAGCCTCATTGAACGTCGATTACAGCAGTTTTTATAGTCATGTTCGGAAATTGCAAGATGAAGACAACAGTGCTTTGCAGTTTGCATTTGGGTTCAAACATGTCACAACGGGTGACTTATGCCATATAAGCTCTGCTTATATCCATACTCAAAAACTGGATATTCCCTTAACAGTATCTTCTGAGCAACGTTTTACCGTTCCTAGTGAAAAGGCATTAAAGATGGCTAATGCAACGGTTGCCCTTGTAATAGAAGAGCCAGTGAATCAATGTGATATGTCAGTGCAACTCGAAACGACGCCGCAGTGGTTAAAGATGCAATATAGCGTTGAGGATATAGAGATACTGTATCAGCAATATCAGACATTTTTTGATGACATGGGCAGCTTTTTATCGTTTTTAATGCCTTCTGTCGACGGTATGATTGTTCATTTTGCTGACACGCATTTAAATCAATCTTTAGATAGTGGACTGAATATTAATGACGGACGTTTAGTGCTTGAAAAAAGCTGGTTAGATGAGAAAAAGAGTTTGTCGTTGCCTGCTATTCCGTTACGCATAACCGCCAGAACAGCTAAGTAA
- a CDS encoding glucosaminidase domain-containing protein, with the protein MPNTYNLLHKFRYFAVALMLFGIMYTADNYFESQLPDTALHLDDAELRILIDDLAGKPQALPDATASKKIPNFKKYEDITDKKRAFFAYLLPEINRQNDITLIKRKAVISMAQQLDQQAKLSPFSVKLLKRLRRDYKVDKTLSNQESMAVLLKRVDMIPAELVLIQAANESGWGTSRFARKGYNFFGLWCFKKGCGFVPKRRNEGTVHEVAKFKDLSHAVKTYIKNLNRHYAYQELRDIRANLREQDKQITAKALVHGLHSYSERGQDYIDELLSMMRVNKEHMDL; encoded by the coding sequence ATGCCTAACACTTACAACTTACTACACAAATTTCGCTACTTTGCGGTCGCACTAATGCTATTTGGCATTATGTATACCGCTGACAATTATTTTGAATCTCAATTGCCAGATACCGCGTTACATCTGGACGATGCAGAGCTACGTATTCTGATCGACGATTTAGCGGGAAAGCCCCAAGCATTGCCGGATGCTACAGCTTCTAAAAAAATCCCTAATTTTAAAAAATATGAAGATATAACAGATAAAAAGCGTGCTTTTTTTGCGTATTTATTACCTGAAATTAATCGCCAAAATGACATTACCTTAATTAAACGCAAAGCGGTTATCAGCATGGCGCAACAACTTGATCAACAGGCCAAATTAAGCCCGTTTAGTGTTAAGCTGTTAAAGCGCTTACGCCGAGACTACAAAGTTGATAAGACGCTGTCTAATCAAGAGTCTATGGCGGTGTTGCTTAAACGCGTAGACATGATCCCAGCCGAATTGGTCCTTATTCAAGCCGCGAATGAATCAGGGTGGGGCACGTCGCGATTTGCCCGTAAAGGCTATAATTTTTTCGGATTATGGTGTTTTAAAAAAGGGTGTGGTTTTGTGCCTAAACGCCGTAACGAGGGTACTGTGCACGAAGTGGCTAAGTTTAAAGACTTATCTCACGCAGTTAAAACCTATATAAAAAACCTTAATCGACATTATGCGTATCAGGAATTACGCGATATTAGAGCAAACCTACGAGAACAAGATAAGCAAATTACGGCTAAAGCGTTAGTCCATGGTTTGCATAGCTATTCAGAACGTGGGCAAGACTATATCGATGAATTACTCAGCATGATGAGAGTCAATAAAGAGCATATGGATTTATGA
- a CDS encoding LysE family translocator, which produces MDLSLYWGEFLTIAAVHLLAVASPGPDFAIVLKHSINYGRRLAMITSIGVGAAILLHVTYSLLGIGLLLKTNPMVFKIFSYLAAAYLVYIAIGAIRSPAPNTSDGVKNSTDLKMISDKKAFAVGFLTNGLNPKATLFFLSVFAVAVSADTPFGVKLVYGLYLAVATGIWFCFLSYLLSTRKVRAFIGQYSHWFDRVMGAVLLILAAKLVLA; this is translated from the coding sequence GTGGATCTAAGTCTATATTGGGGGGAGTTTTTAACGATTGCCGCTGTACACTTATTAGCCGTGGCTAGCCCAGGGCCTGACTTTGCAATCGTATTGAAGCACAGCATCAATTACGGTCGCAGACTAGCGATGATCACTAGCATCGGTGTGGGGGCCGCAATATTATTACATGTAACCTATTCGTTATTGGGTATTGGGTTATTACTGAAAACGAATCCCATGGTATTTAAAATATTTAGTTACTTAGCTGCTGCATATCTCGTTTATATTGCAATTGGTGCCATTCGAAGTCCAGCCCCAAACACCAGTGACGGGGTGAAAAATAGCACTGATTTAAAAATGATCAGCGATAAAAAAGCGTTTGCAGTAGGCTTTTTAACGAACGGTCTAAACCCCAAGGCTACGTTGTTTTTTCTTTCGGTGTTCGCCGTTGCCGTGTCAGCTGATACGCCCTTCGGCGTGAAGTTGGTATACGGTTTGTACTTAGCTGTAGCCACAGGAATTTGGTTTTGCTTTTTGTCATATTTGCTTAGTACGCGTAAGGTGCGCGCCTTCATAGGTCAATATAGCCACTGGTTCGATAGAGTGATGGGCGCCGTGTTATTAATATTGGCTGCAAAACTGGTTTTAGCATAA